A single genomic interval of Mycolicibacterium holsaticum DSM 44478 = JCM 12374 harbors:
- a CDS encoding gamma-glutamyltransferase family protein, producing the protein MNYRRVVRISALAKVAASLTAGAVALAGCARETTTEPTGAPTCAVVADGSPTAKGYRADMTAVRTGSYAVVTANPLATQAACEVLRDGGTAADALVTAQAVLGLVEPQSSGVGGGGFLLYYEAATGAVQAYDGRETAPAAATENYLRWVSDTDRTAPKPDARASGRSIGVPGIVRLLAEVHREHGRTGWRELFDPAVAMADRGFDVSARLASAIGAAAAQLAVDPQAAEYFLAADGAPKPAGTRLVNPAYAKTLGAIASDPQSFYTGAIARDIVATAADASGGRTPSLMTVDDLAAYTVKKREPLCTPYRGHEICGMPPPSSGGIAVAATLGMLEHFPMAEHKPTDVDLNGGRPTVMGVHLVAEAERLAYADRDRYVADTDFVALPGGSPQTLLGSDYLAGRAALISAQRTMGTAQPGEFGAPGAPAPAVPEHGTSHISIVDAEGNAASLTTTVESPFGSFHMVDGFILNNQLTDFSAAPAAPDGAPVANRVQPGKRPRSTMAPTLVFDQAPAGTPERRGPLSAVVGSPGGSMIIQFVVKTLVGMLDWGLDSQQAASMVDFGAANTPTTNVGGEHPVIDTADDGEHDPLVRGLRALGHQVDLADQSSGLSVVVRDRAGLIGGADPRREGVVMGDGT; encoded by the coding sequence ATGAACTACCGTCGAGTGGTGCGGATTTCGGCGCTGGCCAAGGTGGCGGCCTCGCTGACGGCCGGGGCGGTGGCGCTGGCGGGATGCGCCCGTGAGACGACCACCGAACCAACCGGGGCCCCGACGTGCGCCGTCGTCGCCGATGGGAGCCCGACGGCCAAGGGTTACCGCGCAGATATGACGGCGGTGCGCACCGGCAGCTACGCGGTCGTCACCGCCAACCCGCTGGCCACCCAGGCCGCCTGCGAGGTGCTGCGCGACGGCGGGACCGCGGCCGATGCGCTGGTCACCGCGCAGGCGGTGCTGGGCCTGGTCGAACCGCAGTCCTCCGGGGTCGGTGGCGGCGGCTTTCTGCTGTACTACGAGGCGGCCACCGGTGCGGTGCAGGCCTACGACGGCCGCGAAACCGCGCCGGCGGCGGCCACCGAGAACTACCTGCGCTGGGTGTCCGACACCGACCGCACCGCGCCCAAGCCCGACGCACGGGCATCGGGCCGGTCCATCGGGGTACCGGGCATCGTGCGGCTGCTGGCCGAGGTCCACCGCGAGCACGGCAGGACCGGCTGGCGCGAGCTGTTCGATCCCGCCGTCGCAATGGCCGACCGCGGGTTCGACGTCAGCGCCCGGTTGGCGAGCGCGATCGGCGCCGCGGCCGCGCAACTCGCGGTCGATCCGCAGGCCGCCGAGTACTTCCTGGCCGCCGACGGCGCACCGAAGCCTGCGGGCACCCGATTGGTCAACCCGGCATACGCAAAGACGCTGGGCGCCATCGCATCTGATCCGCAGTCGTTCTATACCGGGGCTATCGCCCGCGACATCGTCGCCACCGCGGCCGACGCCTCCGGTGGGCGCACGCCGAGCCTGATGACCGTCGACGACCTGGCCGCCTACACCGTCAAGAAACGCGAACCGCTGTGCACCCCGTACCGCGGGCACGAGATCTGCGGTATGCCGCCACCGTCGTCGGGTGGCATCGCGGTCGCCGCCACGCTGGGCATGCTCGAGCATTTTCCGATGGCCGAGCACAAACCCACCGACGTCGACCTCAACGGCGGGCGGCCCACCGTGATGGGCGTGCACCTGGTCGCCGAAGCCGAACGGCTGGCCTACGCCGACCGCGACCGCTACGTCGCCGACACCGATTTCGTCGCGCTACCCGGTGGTTCGCCGCAGACCCTGCTCGGCAGCGACTACCTGGCCGGACGGGCCGCGCTGATCTCGGCGCAGCGCACGATGGGCACCGCGCAGCCCGGCGAATTCGGCGCACCGGGCGCGCCGGCACCTGCGGTTCCCGAGCACGGCACCAGCCACATCAGCATCGTGGACGCCGAAGGCAACGCGGCGTCGTTGACCACCACGGTGGAGTCCCCGTTCGGCTCGTTCCACATGGTCGACGGCTTCATCCTCAACAACCAGCTGACCGACTTCTCCGCGGCGCCCGCCGCGCCCGACGGGGCGCCCGTCGCCAACCGGGTGCAGCCGGGTAAGCGGCCGCGCAGCACGATGGCGCCGACGCTGGTGTTCGACCAGGCGCCCGCAGGGACGCCGGAGCGCCGTGGTCCGCTGTCCGCGGTAGTGGGCTCACCGGGTGGCTCGATGATCATCCAGTTCGTCGTGAAAACCCTTGTCGGCATGCTGGACTGGGGCCTGGATTCCCAGCAGGCGGCATCCATGGTCGATTTCGGCGCGGCGAACACGCCCACGACCAACGTCGGCGGCGAGCACCCGGTGATCGACACCGCCGATGACGGCGAGCACGATCCGCTGGTCCGAGGTCTGCGGGCGCTGGGCCATCAGGTCGATCTGGCCGACCAGTCAAGCGGGCTGTCGGTGGTGGTCCGCGACCGCGCGGGTCTGATCGGTGGCGCCGATCCGCGCCGTGAGGGCGTGGTCATGGGCGACGGGACGTGA
- a CDS encoding PH domain-containing protein encodes MSDWDLQVRPHLSPYFVYAAAAIILAIHVTVGALLKIASTGVIFQTADQVAIALLGVVIAGAVLLLARPRLRIGAPGVAVRNLFGYRLIPWSQVVDVSFPRGARWARVDLPDDEYIPVMAIQAVDKDRAVDAMDQVRGLVQRYKGSTSR; translated from the coding sequence ATGAGTGACTGGGACCTCCAGGTACGCCCGCATCTCTCGCCGTATTTCGTGTACGCCGCGGCGGCGATCATCCTCGCCATCCACGTCACGGTCGGGGCGCTGCTGAAGATCGCGTCGACCGGGGTGATCTTCCAGACCGCCGATCAGGTGGCGATCGCGCTGCTCGGCGTGGTGATCGCCGGGGCCGTGCTGCTGCTGGCCCGGCCCCGGCTGCGCATCGGCGCGCCGGGTGTCGCGGTACGAAACCTGTTCGGCTACCGGCTCATTCCGTGGTCGCAGGTCGTCGACGTGTCGTTTCCGCGCGGTGCACGGTGGGCGCGGGTGGACCTGCCCGACGACGAGTACATCCCGGTCATGGCGATCCAGGCCGTCGACAAGGACCGCGCCGTGGACGCCATGGACCAGGTCCGCGGCCTGGTTCAGCGCTACAAGGGCAGCACCTCGCGCTGA
- the ribH gene encoding 6,7-dimethyl-8-ribityllumazine synthase, with the protein MSPAAGVPDLPQLDASGLTLAIVASTWHETICDALLEGARKVAAEAGIDNPTVARVLGAIEIPVVAQALAATHDAVVALGVVIRGETPHFDYVCDAVTQGLTRVSLDASTPVANGVLTTNNEAQALDRAGLPTSTEDKGAQAAAAALSTALTLRGLRT; encoded by the coding sequence ATGAGCCCAGCGGCCGGTGTCCCCGACCTGCCTCAGCTCGACGCGTCAGGGTTGACGCTGGCCATCGTGGCCAGCACGTGGCACGAGACGATCTGCGACGCCCTGCTCGAGGGCGCGCGAAAAGTGGCCGCCGAGGCCGGAATCGACAATCCGACGGTGGCGCGGGTACTGGGTGCGATCGAAATCCCGGTGGTGGCGCAGGCGTTGGCCGCGACCCATGACGCGGTCGTCGCTCTGGGTGTCGTGATCCGCGGTGAGACACCGCATTTCGACTACGTGTGCGACGCCGTCACCCAGGGGCTGACCCGGGTGTCGCTGGATGCGTCCACCCCGGTGGCCAACGGTGTGCTGACCACCAACAACGAGGCGCAGGCGCTGGATCGGGCCGGGCTGCCGACGTCGACCGAAGACAAGGGTGCGCAGGCCGCCGCGGCCGCGCTGTCCACTGCGCTGACCCTTCGTGGCCTGCGGACATGA
- a CDS encoding bifunctional 3,4-dihydroxy-2-butanone-4-phosphate synthase/GTP cyclohydrolase II, whose product MTRLDSVERAVADIAAGKAVVVIDDEDRENEGDLIFAAEMATPELVAFMVRYTSGYLCVPLDGAICDRLGLLPMYAVNQDKHGTAYTVTVDAKNGVGTGISASDRATTMRLLADPSSNVNDFTKPGHVVPLRAKDGGVLRRPGHTEAAVDLARMAGLQPAGAICEIVSQKDEGAMAQTDELRVFADDHDLALISIADLIEYRRKHEKHIERIAEARIPTRHGEFRAVGYSSIYEDVEHVALVRGDIINGGADPAADGHDVLVRVHSECLTGDVFGSRRCDCGPQLDAALAMVAREGRGVVLYMRGHEGRGIGLMHKLQAYQLQDAGDDTVDANLKLGLPADARDYGIGAQILVDLGVRSMRLLTNNPAKRVGLDGYGLHIIERVPLPVRANAENIRYLMTKRDRMGHDLVGLEDYHEATTMDAYDEGVYLLGDRRPSDMDLGGAL is encoded by the coding sequence ATGACGAGGCTGGACTCTGTGGAACGGGCGGTTGCCGATATCGCCGCGGGCAAGGCCGTCGTCGTCATCGATGATGAGGACCGCGAGAACGAGGGTGATCTCATCTTCGCCGCGGAAATGGCGACACCGGAACTCGTTGCGTTCATGGTGCGCTACACCTCCGGATACCTGTGCGTGCCGCTGGACGGCGCGATCTGCGACCGGCTCGGCCTGCTTCCGATGTACGCGGTGAACCAGGACAAGCACGGCACCGCGTACACGGTGACCGTAGACGCCAAAAACGGTGTGGGAACCGGTATTTCGGCGTCGGACCGCGCGACGACCATGCGCCTGCTGGCCGACCCGTCCAGCAACGTCAACGATTTCACCAAGCCCGGCCATGTGGTTCCGTTGCGCGCCAAGGACGGTGGGGTGCTGCGGCGCCCCGGTCACACCGAGGCCGCGGTCGACCTGGCCCGGATGGCCGGCCTGCAGCCGGCGGGCGCGATCTGCGAGATCGTCAGCCAGAAGGACGAAGGCGCGATGGCGCAGACCGACGAGCTGCGGGTGTTCGCCGACGACCACGACCTCGCGCTGATCTCCATCGCCGATCTCATCGAGTACCGGCGCAAGCACGAGAAGCACATCGAGCGCATCGCGGAGGCGCGCATCCCGACCCGGCACGGCGAGTTCCGTGCCGTCGGCTATTCCAGCATCTACGAGGACGTCGAGCACGTGGCGCTGGTCCGGGGCGACATCATCAATGGGGGCGCGGACCCTGCGGCTGACGGCCACGACGTGCTGGTGCGGGTGCACTCCGAATGCCTGACCGGTGACGTGTTCGGGTCGCGCCGCTGCGACTGCGGTCCGCAGCTCGACGCGGCGTTGGCGATGGTGGCCCGTGAGGGCCGCGGCGTGGTGCTCTACATGCGCGGCCACGAGGGCCGCGGCATCGGCCTGATGCACAAGCTGCAGGCCTACCAACTGCAGGACGCCGGCGACGACACCGTCGACGCCAACCTCAAGCTCGGCCTGCCCGCCGACGCCCGCGACTACGGCATCGGGGCGCAGATCCTCGTCGACCTCGGGGTGCGGTCGATGCGGCTGCTGACCAACAACCCGGCCAAGCGCGTCGGTCTGGACGGCTACGGGCTGCACATCATCGAGCGGGTGCCGCTGCCGGTGCGCGCCAACGCGGAGAACATCCGCTACCTGATGACCAAGCGCGACCGGATGGGCCACGACCTCGTCGGCCTCGAGGACTACCACGAAGCCACCACCATGGATGCCTACGACGAGGGCGTTTACCTGCTCGGTGACCGCAGGCCGAGCGATATGGACCTCGGCGGAGCCCTATGA
- a CDS encoding riboflavin synthase, translating into MFTGIVEELGEVVAKEDLRDFARLVIRGPVVTSDAGHGDSIAVNGVCLTVVEVLPDGAFSVDVIGETLNRSSLRAIGVGSRVNLERAAAVNSRLGGHIVQGHVDGTGHVIARTPAERWEVVRIALPTALSRYVVEKGSITVDGVSLTVSGLGDDWFEVSLIPTTLEATTLGTAGVGAPVNLEVDIIAKYVERLLSRDSPST; encoded by the coding sequence GTGTTCACCGGAATCGTCGAAGAATTGGGTGAGGTCGTCGCCAAAGAAGACCTCCGGGACTTCGCGCGGCTGGTCATCCGGGGCCCCGTCGTCACCTCCGATGCAGGCCACGGCGATTCCATCGCGGTCAACGGCGTCTGCCTCACGGTCGTCGAAGTGCTGCCCGACGGTGCGTTCAGCGTCGACGTCATCGGCGAGACGTTGAACCGGTCCAGCCTGCGCGCCATCGGGGTGGGCAGCCGGGTCAACCTGGAACGCGCCGCGGCCGTCAACAGCCGGTTGGGCGGGCATATCGTGCAGGGCCATGTCGACGGCACCGGTCACGTCATCGCGCGCACGCCGGCCGAACGCTGGGAGGTGGTGCGCATCGCGCTGCCCACCGCGCTGTCACGTTACGTCGTCGAGAAAGGCTCGATCACCGTCGACGGGGTGTCACTGACGGTGTCCGGGCTGGGTGACGACTGGTTTGAGGTGTCGCTGATCCCGACGACGCTGGAGGCGACCACGCTGGGCACCGCGGGGGTCGGTGCCCCGGTGAACCTCGAGGTCGACATCATCGCCAAGTATGTCGAACGGTTGTTGTCCCGCGATTCTCCGTCGACCTGA
- a CDS encoding LppX_LprAFG lipoprotein, with protein sequence MQTRPVAILAALLAVLALVAGCSKASDSGKDLPDAATLLSQSTETTKNQTSVHLKLTVQGEIPGLALESLEGDLTNVPAVAASGQANLLFMGSRLQGVGFVVIDGTLYAAISAGAYQDFGPAADVYDVAAILSPQVGLANVLANFSDPKADGRETISGVETVRITGNVTADAVNKIAPQIGATEPVPGTAWIAEEGDHALMQVTLQTAPEGSVTMTLSDWGKPVTVTKPNV encoded by the coding sequence ATGCAGACCCGCCCAGTTGCGATACTTGCCGCCCTGCTCGCTGTCCTCGCTCTCGTCGCCGGTTGTTCGAAAGCGTCTGACTCCGGAAAAGACCTTCCTGATGCGGCGACTCTGCTTTCGCAGTCGACCGAAACAACCAAGAACCAGACGAGCGTGCACCTGAAGCTGACGGTGCAGGGCGAGATTCCGGGGCTGGCGCTCGAGTCGCTGGAAGGCGATCTGACGAACGTGCCCGCCGTCGCCGCCTCGGGTCAGGCCAACCTGCTGTTCATGGGTTCGCGGCTGCAGGGCGTCGGGTTCGTGGTGATCGACGGGACCCTCTACGCCGCGATCAGCGCGGGGGCCTATCAGGATTTCGGTCCGGCCGCCGATGTCTATGACGTCGCAGCGATTCTCAGCCCGCAGGTCGGGCTCGCCAACGTGCTGGCCAACTTCTCCGACCCGAAGGCCGACGGCCGCGAGACCATCAGCGGTGTCGAGACGGTACGCATCACCGGAAACGTCACCGCCGACGCGGTCAACAAGATCGCCCCGCAGATCGGCGCCACCGAACCGGTGCCGGGCACTGCGTGGATCGCCGAAGAGGGCGACCATGCGCTGATGCAGGTCACGTTGCAGACGGCGCCGGAAGGCAGCGTCACCATGACGCTGTCGGACTGGGGTAAGCCGGTGACTGTCACCAAGCCCAACGTCTGA
- a CDS encoding MFS transporter: MATLTATSQKTSSRRVAISAGSLAVLLGALDTYVVVAIIRDIIVDLRIPVNQLQQVTPIITCYLLGYIAAMPLLGRASDRFGRKLILQSSLVGFAVGSVVTAMSNDLLPMVIGRSIQGVASGALLPVTLALAADLWSSRNRASVLGGIGAAQELGSVLGPLYGIAVVAALNTWRDVFWINVPLAAVAMILIHFSLPGRLKPENPERVDVVGGVLLAIALGLLVIGLYNPAPDGHKILPDYGLPVLIAAAVALVAFFVWERFARTRLIEPAGVHFRPFLAALGASLCAGAALMVTLVNIELFGQGVLGKDQTEAVLLLLRFLIALPIGAVIGGWIATRIGDRIVTFVGLMIAGGGYWLISHWHIDVLSRHHDLGFIHLPVFDTDLAIAGLGLGLVIGPLTSATLRVVPAAQHGIASAAVVVARMIGMLIGLAALTAWGLYKFNQYLQERMAALAASAPPDESPGGQLIAAATRLRQATLEAYAMQYADIFLATAVVCVVGALLGLLISGRKEHADEVEATADGDGGAPTDLLDAPTSGGRDRD, encoded by the coding sequence ATGGCAACGTTGACAGCCACCTCGCAGAAAACCAGCAGCCGCAGGGTTGCGATCAGCGCGGGCAGCCTCGCGGTACTGCTCGGCGCGCTCGACACCTACGTCGTCGTCGCGATCATCCGCGACATCATCGTCGACCTGCGCATCCCGGTGAACCAGCTGCAGCAGGTGACCCCCATCATCACCTGCTACCTGCTCGGGTACATCGCGGCCATGCCGCTGCTCGGCCGTGCCTCCGACCGATTCGGTCGCAAGCTGATCCTGCAGAGCAGCCTGGTCGGTTTCGCGGTCGGCTCTGTGGTCACCGCGATGTCCAACGACCTGCTGCCCATGGTGATCGGCCGCTCGATCCAGGGTGTGGCCAGCGGCGCGCTGCTGCCCGTCACGCTGGCGTTGGCGGCCGACCTGTGGTCCAGCCGCAACCGGGCGTCGGTGTTGGGCGGCATCGGCGCCGCCCAGGAACTGGGCAGCGTGCTGGGCCCGCTGTACGGCATCGCCGTCGTGGCGGCCCTGAACACGTGGCGCGACGTGTTCTGGATCAACGTGCCGCTGGCGGCCGTCGCGATGATCCTGATCCATTTCAGCCTGCCCGGCCGGCTCAAACCCGAGAACCCCGAGCGGGTCGACGTGGTGGGCGGTGTTTTGCTGGCCATCGCGCTCGGCCTGTTGGTGATCGGCCTGTACAACCCGGCCCCCGACGGCCACAAGATCCTGCCCGACTACGGGCTGCCGGTGCTGATCGCGGCGGCGGTGGCCCTGGTGGCTTTCTTCGTGTGGGAGCGGTTCGCCCGCACCCGGCTGATCGAGCCGGCCGGTGTGCATTTCCGCCCGTTCCTGGCTGCGCTCGGCGCGTCGCTGTGCGCGGGCGCGGCGCTGATGGTGACGCTGGTCAACATCGAACTGTTCGGCCAGGGGGTGCTCGGCAAGGATCAGACCGAAGCCGTCCTGCTTCTGCTGCGTTTCCTGATCGCGCTGCCCATCGGTGCGGTGATCGGCGGCTGGATCGCCACCCGCATCGGCGACCGCATCGTCACGTTCGTCGGCCTGATGATCGCCGGGGGCGGGTACTGGCTGATCTCGCACTGGCACATCGATGTGCTGTCGCGCCACCACGACCTGGGCTTCATCCACCTGCCCGTGTTCGACACCGACCTCGCCATCGCGGGTCTCGGGCTGGGCTTGGTGATCGGCCCGTTGACCTCTGCGACGCTGCGCGTGGTGCCGGCCGCTCAGCACGGCATCGCGTCGGCTGCGGTGGTGGTGGCGCGCATGATCGGCATGCTGATCGGGCTGGCCGCGCTGACCGCGTGGGGGCTGTACAAGTTCAACCAGTACCTGCAGGAACGGATGGCTGCGCTGGCCGCGTCGGCCCCGCCCGACGAGTCCCCCGGCGGGCAGCTGATCGCAGCCGCCACCCGGCTGCGGCAGGCCACCCTCGAGGCTTACGCGATGCAGTACGCCGACATCTTCCTGGCCACCGCCGTGGTGTGTGTGGTCGGCGCCCTGCTCGGGTTGCTGATCAGCGGGCGGAAAGAGCACGCCGACGAGGTCGAGGCCACCGCCGACGGCGACGGGGGCGCGCCGACCGACCTGCTCGATGCGCCGACGTCGGGGGGCCGCGACCGCGACTAG
- a CDS encoding type 1 glutamine amidotransferase domain-containing protein — protein MASSLNGKKIAFLVAPEGVEQVELTEPWKAVEQAGGTPELVSTEVGKIQAFNHLTPADTFEADKAAGDVSVSDYDALVLPGGVANPDFLRTDAAAVAFTKGFFDAGKPVAVICHGPWTLVEADVVRGRTLTSWPSVKTDLVNAGANWVDEQVVECSRGPNTLVSSRKPDDLPAFCNTLVETVADSG, from the coding sequence ATGGCAAGTTCACTGAACGGCAAGAAAATTGCGTTTCTCGTCGCGCCGGAGGGCGTCGAACAGGTCGAGTTGACCGAACCGTGGAAAGCCGTCGAGCAGGCCGGCGGAACGCCGGAGCTCGTGTCCACGGAGGTCGGCAAGATCCAGGCGTTCAACCATCTCACCCCGGCCGACACCTTCGAGGCGGACAAGGCCGCCGGTGACGTTTCGGTATCGGATTACGACGCGCTGGTGTTGCCCGGTGGTGTCGCCAACCCCGATTTCCTGCGCACCGACGCCGCGGCGGTGGCGTTCACGAAGGGCTTCTTCGACGCGGGCAAGCCGGTCGCGGTGATCTGTCACGGACCGTGGACGCTGGTCGAGGCGGACGTGGTGCGCGGGCGGACGTTGACGTCCTGGCCGAGCGTCAAGACCGACCTCGTCAACGCGGGCGCGAACTGGGTCGACGAACAGGTCGTCGAATGTTCGCGCGGACCAAACACTTTGGTGTCCAGTCGCAAACCCGATGATCTGCCCGCATTCTGCAACACGCTGGTCGAGACCGTCGCCGACAGCGGGTAG
- a CDS encoding ABC transporter permease, whose amino-acid sequence MLMAALRDMQWRRRRFVIAAVSTAIIFAMTLVLTGLANGFRWEAEHTVNSLGVDHYLVKSGASGPFVGATPFAPTELSRIARADGVTAAVPLAYAGGTATLGDDTRNVDIFGAPEEGPGMPAVSEGRAPSSPEEVAVSSTLGRGLGDDVEIASHTLRIVGIVENSTALANLPNVFLTTEGAQRLVYGDEPLVASIGIRGTLERPPDGYRTIDRAGAVEDLLRPLKVAVNSITIVAVLLWVVAALIVGSVIYLSALERLRDFAVFKAIGVPTRSVMGGLALQAIIVALVAALLGVVLSMLLGPLFPMQVIVPMQAYLALPVLAVVVGLIASATGLHRAVSVDPALAFGGP is encoded by the coding sequence ATGCTGATGGCCGCGCTTCGCGACATGCAGTGGAGACGGCGGCGTTTCGTCATCGCGGCGGTGTCGACGGCCATCATCTTCGCGATGACGCTGGTGCTGACCGGGCTGGCCAACGGATTTCGCTGGGAAGCCGAGCACACCGTCAACTCCCTCGGGGTGGACCACTACCTGGTCAAGTCGGGTGCGTCCGGCCCGTTCGTCGGCGCCACCCCGTTCGCGCCGACCGAACTATCACGGATCGCGCGGGCGGACGGCGTCACCGCCGCGGTCCCCTTGGCCTATGCCGGTGGCACCGCCACGCTCGGCGACGACACCCGCAACGTGGACATCTTCGGCGCACCTGAAGAGGGCCCGGGGATGCCCGCGGTTTCGGAGGGCAGGGCGCCGTCGTCTCCCGAGGAGGTCGCGGTGTCCAGCACGCTGGGTCGCGGCCTCGGCGACGACGTCGAAATCGCTTCGCACACGCTGCGCATCGTGGGCATCGTGGAGAACTCCACCGCCCTGGCGAACCTGCCCAACGTCTTCCTGACCACCGAGGGCGCCCAACGGCTGGTGTACGGCGACGAACCGCTGGTGGCGTCCATCGGGATTCGCGGCACGCTCGAGCGGCCTCCCGACGGTTATCGCACGATCGACCGTGCGGGCGCGGTCGAAGACTTGTTGCGGCCGTTGAAGGTTGCCGTCAACTCGATCACCATCGTCGCGGTCCTGCTGTGGGTGGTGGCGGCCCTGATCGTCGGATCGGTGATTTACCTGTCGGCACTGGAACGGTTGCGAGACTTCGCGGTGTTCAAGGCAATTGGGGTGCCCACCCGGTCGGTGATGGGTGGGCTGGCGCTGCAGGCGATCATCGTGGCGCTGGTGGCCGCGCTGCTGGGCGTGGTGTTGTCGATGCTGCTCGGCCCGTTGTTCCCGATGCAGGTGATCGTGCCGATGCAGGCCTACCTCGCGTTACCGGTGCTCGCCGTCGTGGTCGGGTTGATCGCCAGCGCGACGGGGCTGCACCGTGCGGTGTCCGTCGACCCGGCGCTGGCGTTCGGGGGCCCGTGA
- a CDS encoding ABC transporter ATP-binding protein: MGDLSIQDLVVEYSNAGYAVRPIDGLDLDVAAGSLVILLGPSGCGKTTLLSCLGAILRPTAGTIKFGDVDVTSLDARELSTYRRETVGIVFQAFNLVPSLTAQENVMVPLRASGMSRRAAAKRADQLLARVGLHDRLHHRPGDLSGGQQQRVAVARAIALDPPLILADEPTAHLDFIQVEEVLKLIRELASGERIVVVATHDTRILPLADRVIELVPDFAGTDRSPETVDLAAGDVLFEQGTMGELIYVVTDGEIELVRELSGGGEETLKLAVAGDYFGEFGPLFHLPRSATARARTDAAVVGYTVQAFRERLGSGTRELIEHRPLPD, translated from the coding sequence ATGGGTGATCTATCCATCCAGGATCTGGTCGTCGAATACTCCAACGCCGGATACGCGGTGCGCCCCATAGACGGGCTCGACCTCGACGTGGCGGCCGGCTCGCTGGTGATCCTGTTGGGGCCCAGCGGTTGCGGGAAGACCACGCTGCTGTCCTGCCTCGGGGCGATCCTGCGCCCCACCGCGGGCACCATCAAGTTCGGCGACGTCGACGTGACCTCCCTGGACGCCCGTGAGCTGTCCACGTATCGGCGCGAAACCGTGGGCATCGTCTTTCAGGCGTTCAACCTCGTCCCGAGCCTGACCGCGCAGGAGAACGTGATGGTGCCGTTGCGCGCGTCGGGCATGTCACGGCGCGCGGCGGCCAAGCGCGCCGACCAGCTCCTGGCGCGGGTCGGCCTGCACGACAGGTTGCACCACCGCCCCGGCGACCTGAGCGGCGGTCAGCAGCAGCGGGTCGCGGTCGCCAGGGCGATAGCGCTGGACCCGCCGTTGATCCTGGCCGACGAGCCGACCGCCCACCTGGATTTCATCCAGGTCGAGGAAGTCCTCAAGCTGATCAGGGAATTGGCCTCCGGTGAGCGGATCGTGGTCGTGGCGACCCACGACACCAGGATTCTGCCGCTGGCCGACCGGGTCATCGAACTCGTTCCCGATTTCGCGGGCACCGACCGCTCCCCTGAGACGGTGGACCTGGCGGCCGGCGACGTGTTGTTCGAACAGGGCACGATGGGCGAGCTGATCTACGTGGTCACCGACGGTGAAATCGAGCTCGTGCGCGAACTGTCCGGCGGCGGTGAGGAAACGCTGAAGCTGGCCGTCGCGGGCGACTATTTCGGCGAATTCGGCCCGCTGTTCCACCTGCCGCGCTCGGCGACGGCGCGCGCCCGCACCGACGCGGCGGTGGTCGGCTACACGGTGCAGGCGTTCCGCGAACGGCTCGGCTCAGGCACCCGTGAGCTCATCGAACACCGGCCCCTGCCCGATTAG